In Miscanthus floridulus cultivar M001 chromosome 5, ASM1932011v1, whole genome shotgun sequence, one genomic interval encodes:
- the LOC136449533 gene encoding UDP-xylose transporter 3-like gives MGVAGEKFQLGTVGALSLSVVSSVSIVICNKALMSSLGFNFATTLTSWHLLVTFCSLHVALCMKLFEHKPFDARTVMGFGVLNGISIGLLNLSLGFNSVGFYQMTKLAIIPCTVILETLFFRKKFSQNIKLSLSVLLVGVGVATVTDLQLNTVGSILSLLAIITTCIAQIMTNTIQKKFKVSSTQLLYQSCPYQALTLFLIGPFLDGFLTNQNVFAFDYTTQVLFFIVLSCLISVSVNFSTFLVIGKTSPVTYQVLGHLKTCLVLTFGYVLLHDPFSWRNILGILIAVIGMVLYSYFCTRETQQKPAEVSPQVIQDKEGESNPLMSDSLSAAENGGSATDDEPLKVPMWSSKYSA, from the exons ATGGGGGTGGCGGGGGAGAAGTTCCAGCTGGGGACGGTGGGGGCGCTGAGCCTCTCGGTGGTGTCCTCCGTCTCcatcgtcatctgcaacaaggctCTCATGAGCTCCCTCGGCTTCAACTTTG CCACTACTTTGACAAGCTGGCATCTCCTGGTTACGTTCTGCTCTCTCCATGTGGCATTATGTATGAAGCTCTTTGAGCACAAACCTTTCGATGCAAGGACCGTCATGGGATTTGGAGTGCTCAATGGCATATCGATTGGACTTCTTAACTTGAGTCTTGGTTTCAATTCTGTTGGTTTCTATCAG ATGACAAAGCTGGCTATTATTCCCTGTACTGTTATATTGGAGACCCTTTTCTTCAGGAAGAAATTTAG TCAGAATATCAAGCTCTCCCTTAGTGTGCTCCTTGTTGGTGTTGGTGTTGCAACTGTAACTGATCTGCAACTCAACACTGTAGGATCCATACTGTCCCTGCTGGCAATCATCACAACCTGTATTGCTCAGATC ATGACAAATACAATACAGAAGAAGTTCAAGGTATCTTCAACGCAGCTTCTGTACCAATCTTGCCCATACCAAGCATTGACTTTGTTCCTTATTGGTCCATTCCTTGATGGATTTTTGACTAACCAAAATGTCTTTGCTTTCGATTACACAACTCAAGTTCTG TTTTTCATCGTGTTGTCATGCCTAATTTCAGTCTCAGTAAACTTCAGCACTTTTCTTGTGATTGGGAAGACATCTCCTGTAACTTACCAAGTTCTTGGCCATCTGAAAACATGCTTGGTTCTCACCTTTGGCTATGTTCTGCTTCACGATCCGTTTAGCTGGAGAAACATACTTGGAATCCTAATTGCAGTAATTGGGATGGTTTTGTATTCATACTTCTGCACTAGAGAGACTCAGCAAAAACCAGCAGAAGTCTCCCCGCAAGTCATTCAG GATAAAGAGGGTGAATCAAACCCTCTGATGTCGGACTCCCTGAGCGCTGCTGAAAACGGGGGCAGTGCCACCGACGACGAACCCCTGAAGGTACCAATGTGGAGCTCAAAGTACTCGGCGTGA
- the LOC136449532 gene encoding mini-chromosome maintenance complex-binding protein-like has product MVGPQYDLVGNPLGAVRATFERTAAAAAAESGGADPVAAFRGKDWGAGDLFRSFLFEQDGLGKVPVLDASNLGLIKPNTLVRYRGMVQDMLGNEYYIGAFKDGSTWRTNKYTDFSPFSMPHPCDSHLWERHLFHCVPAPGQNSWTLESSPGPDVRRMSNCLAPELREKRKRDGDDDAMDVSENGHGESSFCKKPKEGDVHVSSSSTEVAGTVPEMNGGDHHIPGSSFSCLVKIYDMPESQVKLNDVIEFIGVYTFDPELAAPSDNPDDIMLDLMEDVTVQLPPSKVPRLHCLVWRKLSSHDFISRPVVEPSPSLLKGIRQSLLSHLTLVLGNDELAAQCLLLHLLSRLRNRVDVVTVGRLSLNFTGFNKESASIFGNQLYSLIQKLVPYSQAIPLSIDYLNSATLQPRKDNKSGRLVTGVLQLPQGTHLTFDETLLQTGSLTSKGVENTMLLKNLMESQKVDYDFEYYKLEMAADVQLLTLSEGKSNILPSDLVVPFRPSSVPTVNAGAEETESWRWYLATVRSLPQSTEPETYQMIQDEMVSAMRDDRSLGCSELSRWLTMAQIMASSFGEKSLSLEHWHMVKELERLRKQRMQ; this is encoded by the exons atggTGGGGCCGCAGTACGATCTCGTCGGGAACCCGCTGGGCGCGGTGCGCGCCACCTTCGAGAggacggccgcggcggcggccgcggagtCCGGAGGAGCCGACCCTGTGGCGGCGTTCCGGGGCAAGGATTGGGGCGCCGGCGACCTCTTCCGCTCCTTCCTCTTCGAGCAAGACGGCCTTGGCAAG GTTCCGGTGTTGGATGCATCAAATCTTGGATTGATCAAACCAAACACCCTGGTCCGGTACCGGGGAATGGTTCAGGATATGCTTGGGAATGAGTACTACATTGGTGCTTTCAAG GATGGGTCAACTTGGAGGACAAACAAGTACACTGACTTCTCACCGTTCTCAATGCCACATCCTTGTGATTCACATCTTTGGGAGCGGCATCTCTTCCACTGTGTGCCT GCACCTGGACAAAATTCTTGGACACTGGAGTCTTCACCAGGACCCGATGTCCGCAGGATGTCAAACTGCTTGGCACCTGAATTAAGAGAGAAAAGGAAGAGAGATGGGGATGATGATGCTATGGAT GTTTCAGAAAATGGGCACGGAGAGTCTTCATTCTGCAAGAAGCCG AAGGAAGGCGATGTTCATGTCTCATCCAGTTCAACTGAAGTGGCAGGAACTGTTCCAGAGATGAATGGAGGCGATCATCATATACCTGGAAGCTCATTTTCATGTCTAGTGAAG ATCTATGACATGCCTGAAAGTCAAGTGAAGCTAAATGATGTTATTGAGTTTATTGGTGTATATACATTTGACCCAGAACTTGCTGCTCCTAGTGACAACCCAGATGATATAATGTTAGACCTCATGGAAGATGTAACAGTTCAGTTGCCTCCGAGCAAG GTGCCACGTCTTCACTGTTTGGTATGGAGAAAATTATCATCCCACGATTTTATTTCAAGGCCTGTTGTTGAG CCTTCACCTAGCCTGTTAAAAGGCATTCGGCAATCTTTGCTCTCACACCTCACCCTTGTGTTAGGCAATGATGAACTTGCAGCCCAGTGCTTGCTGTTGCATCTTCTATCCAGA CTTCGCAATAGGGTGGACGTGGTCACTGTTGGCAGACTCTCCTTGAATTTCACTGGCTTCAACAAGGAAAGTGCTTCCATATTTGGGAATCAACTGTATTCTTTGATCCAGAAATTGGTGCCATATTCACAAGCCATACCTCTGTCAATTGACTATCTCAACTCAGCCACACTTCAACCTAGAAAGGACAACAAGTCAGGAAG GTTGGTCACAGGAGTTCTGCAGCTACCTCAAGGCACTCATCTGACCTTTGATGAGACTCTTCTGCAGACAGGGTCATTGACATCTAAAGGTGTGGAAAATACCATGCTGCTCAAGAATCTGATGGAGTCGCAGAAG GTTGACTACGATTTTGAGTACTACAAGCTGGAAATGGCAGCTGATGTGCAGCTACTTACTCTCTCTGAGGGAAAATCAAACATCCTTCCTTCAGACTTGGTAGTGCCTTTCCGGCCATCCTCTGTTCCCACAGTTAATGCAGGTGCTGAGGAAACTGAAAGTTGGAGGTGGTATTTGGCCACAGTAAGGTCTCTTCCTCAGTCCACTGAACCTGAGACTTACCAG ATGATTCAAGATGAAATGGTCAGTGCGATGCGCGATGATAGGAGCTTGGGTTGTTCTGAACTTAGCAG ATGGCTAACAATGGCACAAATAATGGCCTCGAGCTTTGGCGAGAAGAGTCTTTCTTTGGAGCACTGGCACATGGTGAAGGAGCTTGAGAGGCTTAGAAAGCAGAGGATGCAATGA
- the LOC136449535 gene encoding uncharacterized protein gives MATTAVAASLSVAQGLGKPLCAGSNASSLRVVAPRQSARRMAVVRASAQKQHPAKEWAAAAAVAAALVLPEVAEAAPGISPSLKNFLLSIVSGGVVLVAIVGAVVAVSNFDPVKRG, from the coding sequence AtggccaccaccgccgtcgcggcGTCTCTGTCCGTGGCCCAGGGGCTCGGAAAGCCCCTCTGCGCCGGCAGCAACGCGTCGTCGCTCCGGGTCGTCGCGCCCCGTCAGTCGGCCAGGAGGATGGCCGTCGTCCGGGCGTCCGCGCAGAAGCAGCACCCGGCCAAGGAGTGGGCGGCCGCGGCTgccgtggcggcggcgctggTGCTGCCGGAGGTCGCGGAGGCCGCGCCGGGGATCTCGCCGTCGCTCAAGAACTTCCTCCTCAGCATTGTCTCCGGCGGGGTCGTGCTCGTCGCCATCGTTGGCGCCGTCGTCGCCGTCTCTAACTTCGATCCCGTCAAGCGGGGCTGA